Proteins co-encoded in one Synechococcus elongatus PCC 6301 genomic window:
- a CDS encoding Dps family protein, protein MGKKSEGKKAATLPVDIGISNDDRQAIADGLSRLLADTYTLYLKTHNFHWNVTGPMFQTLHLLFETQYNELALAVDLIAERIRALGFPAPGSYSAYAKLTSIEEADGIPSATEMIQQLVIGQETVVRTARALFPIVDAASDEPTADLLTQRMQIHEKNAWMLRSLLES, encoded by the coding sequence ATGGGTAAAAAATCGGAAGGTAAAAAAGCGGCCACGCTGCCCGTGGACATTGGCATCAGTAATGACGATCGGCAGGCGATCGCAGATGGGCTCTCCCGACTGCTGGCAGATACCTACACCCTCTATCTCAAAACCCACAATTTCCATTGGAATGTCACCGGCCCGATGTTCCAGACGCTGCACTTGCTGTTTGAGACGCAATACAACGAGCTAGCCTTGGCCGTCGATTTGATTGCCGAACGGATTCGCGCCCTTGGTTTTCCGGCACCTGGCAGCTACAGCGCCTACGCCAAACTCACCAGCATTGAAGAAGCAGACGGCATTCCCAGCGCCACTGAGATGATTCAGCAGTTGGTGATTGGTCAAGAAACGGTGGTGCGAACCGCGCGGGCTCTTTTCCCGATCGTCGATGCTGCCAGCGATGAACCGACCGCTGACTTGCTGACTCAGCGGATGCAAATCCACG